In Stenotrophomonas sp. ASS1, the following proteins share a genomic window:
- a CDS encoding YnfA family protein, with the protein MKTLALFLLTALAEIVGCYLPWLWLRKGGSVWLLLPAAASLALFAWLLTLHPTASGRVYAAYGGVYIGTALFWLWLVDGIRPSRWDLFGAALCLAGMAVIMFGPRTPPV; encoded by the coding sequence GTGAAGACGCTCGCGCTGTTCCTGCTGACCGCGCTGGCCGAAATTGTCGGCTGCTACCTGCCGTGGTTGTGGCTGCGCAAGGGCGGCAGCGTGTGGCTGCTGCTGCCGGCTGCCGCCAGCCTGGCCCTGTTCGCCTGGCTGCTGACCCTGCACCCGACCGCCAGTGGCCGGGTCTATGCGGCCTACGGTGGTGTCTACATCGGCACCGCGCTGTTCTGGCTGTGGCTGGTCGATGGCATCCGCCCCAGCCGCTGGGACCTGTTCGGCGCAGCCCTGTGCCTGGCCGGCATGGCGGTGATCATGTTCGGGCCGCGCACGCCCCCGGTGTAG